Proteins found in one Megachile rotundata isolate GNS110a chromosome 14, iyMegRotu1, whole genome shotgun sequence genomic segment:
- the LOC100875954 gene encoding leucine carboxyl methyltransferase 1, with protein sequence MIKDMADDEAIQATNDDASECKRYAVQLGYWSDPFINFFVKQTGRKAPEINRGYYARVKGIEVFVDKFLKLSGEKGQIINLGAGFDTLYWRLKEAGKSPANFIELDFPNITARKCYHIKKHKQLIDMLNTEDGEIRFSTTDLHAANYHLVGIDLRHISELINKLTQAEVNFNLPTMFLAECVLVYIDTSAASALLKWLAGKFPNSIFVNYEQVNMKDKFGQVMLSNLRSRGCLLAGVEDCESLETQQRRFTINNWEGSNAWTMVEVYDSLPQTDRNRIEHIEMLDERELLIQLLQHYCISVAWNGQTFKNLSIAQG encoded by the exons ATGATTAAAGATATGGCTGATGATGAGGCCATACAGGCCACCAACGATGACGCAAGTGAGTGCAAAAGATACGCGGTACAACTTGGTTACTGGTCTGATCCATTTATCAACTTTTTCGTAAAACAAACTGGACGAAAAGCCCCTGAAATCAATCGTGGTTATTATGCGAGGGTGAAGGGAATCGAAGTGTTTGTTGACAAGTTTCTCAAG CTGTCAGGTGAAAAAGGTCAAATCATAAATCTGGGTGCTGGATTTGATACACTTTATTGGAGACTCAAGGAAGCAGGGAAGAGTCCAGCAAATTTTATAGAACTTGATTTCCCCAATATCACTGCTAGAAAATGCTATCACATCAAAAAGCACAAACAGTTGATAGATATGTTAAATACGGAAG ATGGAGAAATTAGATTTTCAACAACAGATCTACATGCTGCCAATTATCATTTGGTGGGAATAGATCTGCGGCACATATCTGaacttattaataaattaacacaGGCAgaagttaattttaatttaccaaCCATGTTCCTTGCAGAATGCGTCTTAGTGTATATAGACACTAGTGCAGCTTCTGCGTTGTTAAAATGGCTTGctggaaaatttccaaatagtatttttgttaattatgaacAAGTAAACATGAAGGACAAATTTGGTCAAGTTATGTTATCTAATTTACGTAGTCGTGGATGTTTATTGGCAGGTGTTGaagattgtgaatctttggaaACTCAACAAAGACG CTTTACAATAAACAATTGGGAAGGTTCTAATGCATGGACAATGGTAGAGGTCTATGATTCACTGCCTCAAACTGATCGTAATCGAATTGAACACATAGAAATGTTGGATGAACGAGAACTTTTGATTCAGTTACTGCAACATTATTGCATCTCGGTTGCTTGGAATGgacaaacatttaaaaatttgtctataGCACAGGGTTAG
- the Acadvl gene encoding acyl-CoA dehydrogenase very long chain isoform X2 has protein sequence MNIFRGQLQTSQVFPFPESLTEEQIDTLKMLVDPIEKFFEEINDPMKNDETASIDEKTLAAMWELGVFGLQVPQKYGGLGLNNTQYSRCVEICGYHDLGVAITLGAHQSIGFKGILLFGTPEQKEKYLPRVCNGEYAAFCLTEPSCGSDAGSIRSRAVKSSDGSHYILNGSKIWISNGGLAEIMTVFAQVPTKDPETGETKDKVTAFIVERSFGGVTNGPPEKKMGIKCSNTAEVYFEDVKIPVENVLNTEGQGFKVAMSILNNGRFGMAAALSGTMRYCIKKAVDHATQRVQFGRTIDSYGSIQEKLGRMALLHYVTETLAYTISGNMDNGSQDYHLEAAISKCFAAESAWWVCDEAIQVLGGMGYMKDAGLERVMRDLRIFRIFEGTNDILRLFVALTGIQYAGSHLKELQKAFKNPTANLGLIFEEATKRATRAIGLASAPTFTHLVHPSLQESTTLCAESIQAFGQCIESALIKYGRSIVDEQFILNRIAQAAFDTYTMAAVLSRATTSANKNLSSTEHELLMAKTWCAEASNRVKYNLKSISSDTQLDIFKNLSKISRNMCDVGGYVQLNPLGF, from the exons ATGAATATTTTCCGTGGTCAGTTACAAACAAGTCAAGTATTTCCATTCCCAGAAAGTTTAACTGAGGAACAAATTGATACATTGAAAATGTTGGTTGATCCtatagaaaaattttttgag GAAATAAATGATCCTATGAAAAATGATGAAACTGCCTCAATAGATGAAAAAACTTTAGCAGCaatgtgggaacttggagtATTTGGACTTCAGGTTCCACAAAAGTATGGTGGATTAGGATTGAATAATACTCAATACAGTAGATGTGTTGAAATCTGTGGATATCATGATTTAGGTGTTGCTATCACTTTGGGTGCACATCAAAGTATAGGATTTAAG GGTATACTTTTATTTGGTACACCAgagcaaaaagaaaaatatcttcCAAGAGTTTGTAATGGAGAATATGCAGCATTTTGTCTTACAGAACCAAGTTGTGGTTCAGATGCAGGTTCAATTCGTTCTAGAGCAGTCAAATCATCAGATGGATcacattatattttaaatggtaGCAAAATTTGGATATCAAATGGTGGTTTAGCAGAAATAATGACTGTGTTTGCACAAGTTCCTACAAAAGATCCAGAAACAGGTGAAACTAAAGACAAGGTTACTGCATTTATCGTTGAAAGATCGTTTGGCGGTGTAACAAATGGACCACCAGAAAAGAAAATGGGTATTAAATGCAGTAATACTGCAGAGGTATATTTTGAAGATGTTAAGATACCAGTAGAGAATGTCTTAAATACAGAAGGACAAGGTTTTAAG GTCGCAATGAGCATTTTGAATAATGGTCGATTTGGGATGGCAGCTGCTCTTTCTGGGACTATGCGTTATTGCATTAAAAAAGCAGTTGATCATGCGACACAACGTGTACAATTTGGACGTACAATAGATAGTTATGGAAGTATTCAAGAAAAGTTAGGTCGTATGGCACTGTTACATTATGTAACTGAAACACTTGCATATACAATTTCTGGTAACATGGATAATGGGAGTCAAGATTATCATTTAGAAGCTGCAATTTCTAAA TGTTTTGCAGCAGAATCCGCATGGTGGGTTTGTGATGAAGCTATTCAAGTATTGGGTGGAATGGGATACATGAAAGATGCCGGTCTCGAACGAGTTATGCGAGATCTtcgtatttttagaatttttgaaggaACTAATGATATTCTTCGTCTTTTTGTTGCTCTTACTGGGATACAGTATGCTGGAAGTCATTTGAAAGAATTACAAAAAGCATTTAAGAATCCTACTGCTAATTTAGGATTGATTTTTGAGGAAGCAACAAAAAGAGCAACACGAGCAATTGGATTAGCATCAGCACCTACTTTTACACATTTAGTTCATCCAAGTTTGCAAGAAAGTACTACGTTATGTGCCGAG AGCATTCAAGCTTTCGGCCAATGTATAGAATCTGCTCTTATTAAGTATGGACGAAGCATTGTAGATGAGCAATTTATTCTAAATAGAATAGCTCAAGCAGCATTTGATACATATACTATGGCTGCAGTATTAAGTCGAGCAACTACGTCTGCTAATAAAAATCTTTCAAGTACGGAACACGAGCTTCTTATGGCTAAAACTTGGTGTGCTGaa GCATCTAATCGTGTAAAGTATAACTTAAAGTCAATTTCATCTGACACACAGTtagacatatttaaaaatttaagtaaaatttcgAGGAATATGTGTGATGTTGGAGGATATGTTCAACTGAATCCATTAggtttttaa
- the LOC105663812 gene encoding mitochondrial nicotinamide adenine dinucleotide transporter SLC25A51: MSNVNSQHVSLRSLLTLKNNDFKEFFCGWGAALINVSITFPINKIIFRQILEDVPANTAFQQISREGIRLLYRGILPPLCQKTLSVSVMFSMYEGCKERLCTLTNNDILTRILAAHFAGTAEAILMPLERVQTLLQDWRYHAKFKNTSHAFKYLLQNYGISECYRGLVPIIYRNSCSNLMFFILKEHSKVLVGEQESLLTSFINGALIGGFTSTVFYPMNVIKIHMQSKIGGNFEKFMTVTREIYIARNRSIMSFYKGVHLNCMRSFISWGVINASYDFLKKIMFL, encoded by the exons atgagtAACGTTAATTCGCAACACGTCTCATTAAGATCATTATTAACACTCaaaaataatgattttaaagaatttttttgtGGTTGGGGAGCTGCGCTTATCAATGTATCTATTACTTTccctattaataaaattatatttagacAG ATTTTGGAAGATGTACCAGCTAATACTGCGTTTCAACAAATATCTAGAGAAGGAATACGGTTGTTGTATCGTGGAATTTTACCACCCCTTTGTCAGAAAACTCTTTCGGTTAGTGTAATGTTTAGTATGTATGAAGGCTGTAAAGAACGGTTATGCACATTAACAAATAATGATATATTAACCAGAATATTAGCAGCCCATTTTGCTGGTACTGCTGAGGCTATACTTATGCCACTTGAAAGAGTACAAACATTGCTACAAGATTGGCGGTATCatgctaaatttaaaaatacttcccacgcatttaaatatttattacaaaattatggtATATCAGAATGTTATCGTGGTTTAGTTCCAATTATATATAGGAATAGTTGTTCTAATCTTATGTTCTTTATTTTGAAAGAACACTCAAAAGTATTGGTAGGTGAACAAGAATCATTGTTAACAAGTTTTATTAATGGTGCTTTAATAGGTGGTTTTACAAGTACTGTATTTTATCCaatgaatgtaataaaaatacatatgcaGTCAAAAATAGGAggtaactttgaaaaatttatgactGTTACCCGTGAAATATATATTGCTAGAAATAGAAGTATAATGTCATTTTATAAAGGTGTTCATTTAAACTGTATGAGATCATTTATTAGTTGGGGAGTCATAAATGCATCTTATGATTTTCTAAAAAAGATCATGTTCttataa
- the Acadvl gene encoding acyl-CoA dehydrogenase very long chain isoform X1, whose protein sequence is MLRITNVAMLKPTNLVKVFDSNIRYLATQAAVKNATVEKTKKGTGIKESQSFVMNIFRGQLQTSQVFPFPESLTEEQIDTLKMLVDPIEKFFEEINDPMKNDETASIDEKTLAAMWELGVFGLQVPQKYGGLGLNNTQYSRCVEICGYHDLGVAITLGAHQSIGFKGILLFGTPEQKEKYLPRVCNGEYAAFCLTEPSCGSDAGSIRSRAVKSSDGSHYILNGSKIWISNGGLAEIMTVFAQVPTKDPETGETKDKVTAFIVERSFGGVTNGPPEKKMGIKCSNTAEVYFEDVKIPVENVLNTEGQGFKVAMSILNNGRFGMAAALSGTMRYCIKKAVDHATQRVQFGRTIDSYGSIQEKLGRMALLHYVTETLAYTISGNMDNGSQDYHLEAAISKCFAAESAWWVCDEAIQVLGGMGYMKDAGLERVMRDLRIFRIFEGTNDILRLFVALTGIQYAGSHLKELQKAFKNPTANLGLIFEEATKRATRAIGLASAPTFTHLVHPSLQESTTLCAESIQAFGQCIESALIKYGRSIVDEQFILNRIAQAAFDTYTMAAVLSRATTSANKNLSSTEHELLMAKTWCAEASNRVKYNLKSISSDTQLDIFKNLSKISRNMCDVGGYVQLNPLGF, encoded by the exons ATGTTACGAATTACAAATGTTGCAATGCTCAAACCTACAAATTTAGTGAAAGTCTTTGACTCAAATATTAG atATTTAGCAACACAAGCAGCTGTAAAAAATGCAACAGTGGAAAAAACAAAGAAAGGCACAGGCATAAAAGAAAGTCAATCTTTTGTCATGAATATTTTCCGTGGTCAGTTACAAACAAGTCAAGTATTTCCATTCCCAGAAAGTTTAACTGAGGAACAAATTGATACATTGAAAATGTTGGTTGATCCtatagaaaaattttttgag GAAATAAATGATCCTATGAAAAATGATGAAACTGCCTCAATAGATGAAAAAACTTTAGCAGCaatgtgggaacttggagtATTTGGACTTCAGGTTCCACAAAAGTATGGTGGATTAGGATTGAATAATACTCAATACAGTAGATGTGTTGAAATCTGTGGATATCATGATTTAGGTGTTGCTATCACTTTGGGTGCACATCAAAGTATAGGATTTAAG GGTATACTTTTATTTGGTACACCAgagcaaaaagaaaaatatcttcCAAGAGTTTGTAATGGAGAATATGCAGCATTTTGTCTTACAGAACCAAGTTGTGGTTCAGATGCAGGTTCAATTCGTTCTAGAGCAGTCAAATCATCAGATGGATcacattatattttaaatggtaGCAAAATTTGGATATCAAATGGTGGTTTAGCAGAAATAATGACTGTGTTTGCACAAGTTCCTACAAAAGATCCAGAAACAGGTGAAACTAAAGACAAGGTTACTGCATTTATCGTTGAAAGATCGTTTGGCGGTGTAACAAATGGACCACCAGAAAAGAAAATGGGTATTAAATGCAGTAATACTGCAGAGGTATATTTTGAAGATGTTAAGATACCAGTAGAGAATGTCTTAAATACAGAAGGACAAGGTTTTAAG GTCGCAATGAGCATTTTGAATAATGGTCGATTTGGGATGGCAGCTGCTCTTTCTGGGACTATGCGTTATTGCATTAAAAAAGCAGTTGATCATGCGACACAACGTGTACAATTTGGACGTACAATAGATAGTTATGGAAGTATTCAAGAAAAGTTAGGTCGTATGGCACTGTTACATTATGTAACTGAAACACTTGCATATACAATTTCTGGTAACATGGATAATGGGAGTCAAGATTATCATTTAGAAGCTGCAATTTCTAAA TGTTTTGCAGCAGAATCCGCATGGTGGGTTTGTGATGAAGCTATTCAAGTATTGGGTGGAATGGGATACATGAAAGATGCCGGTCTCGAACGAGTTATGCGAGATCTtcgtatttttagaatttttgaaggaACTAATGATATTCTTCGTCTTTTTGTTGCTCTTACTGGGATACAGTATGCTGGAAGTCATTTGAAAGAATTACAAAAAGCATTTAAGAATCCTACTGCTAATTTAGGATTGATTTTTGAGGAAGCAACAAAAAGAGCAACACGAGCAATTGGATTAGCATCAGCACCTACTTTTACACATTTAGTTCATCCAAGTTTGCAAGAAAGTACTACGTTATGTGCCGAG AGCATTCAAGCTTTCGGCCAATGTATAGAATCTGCTCTTATTAAGTATGGACGAAGCATTGTAGATGAGCAATTTATTCTAAATAGAATAGCTCAAGCAGCATTTGATACATATACTATGGCTGCAGTATTAAGTCGAGCAACTACGTCTGCTAATAAAAATCTTTCAAGTACGGAACACGAGCTTCTTATGGCTAAAACTTGGTGTGCTGaa GCATCTAATCGTGTAAAGTATAACTTAAAGTCAATTTCATCTGACACACAGTtagacatatttaaaaatttaagtaaaatttcgAGGAATATGTGTGATGTTGGAGGATATGTTCAACTGAATCCATTAggtttttaa